A single region of the Bacteroides luhongzhouii genome encodes:
- a CDS encoding TetR/AcrR family transcriptional regulator translates to MKITRDDLLIAAFKLFMSVNYEKASFAELGKMLGMSKAGIFKYYKNKQELFIAVVDRFWFSTQNPRNKFTETNGTFAEFIDEYVRGVQRTMDMLGKLIGTDKVAPEKFSYHAQYFHFLFQVIQYDPDAKEKLHNLVTNDYAYWRTAIQRAIQTEELKKDVDVEEAVVMFRQVYMGLSFEMAFLGGLDTQLLSKHLHAIYSLLKN, encoded by the coding sequence ATGAAAATTACCCGTGATGATTTATTGATAGCTGCGTTCAAACTGTTTATGTCCGTGAATTACGAAAAAGCCAGTTTTGCGGAACTTGGCAAGATGCTCGGAATGTCGAAAGCCGGCATATTCAAATACTACAAGAACAAACAGGAGTTATTCATTGCTGTAGTGGACAGGTTTTGGTTCAGCACGCAGAATCCACGAAACAAATTCACTGAAACAAACGGTACGTTTGCCGAATTTATAGACGAATACGTGAGAGGAGTACAACGAACGATGGATATGCTGGGCAAGCTGATAGGCACAGATAAGGTGGCGCCAGAAAAGTTTTCATACCACGCCCAATATTTTCATTTTCTGTTTCAAGTGATCCAGTATGATCCTGACGCCAAAGAAAAGCTCCATAATCTCGTAACCAACGATTATGCTTACTGGCGTACCGCCATCCAACGTGCCATACAAACAGAAGAACTAAAAAAGGATGTAGACGTTGAGGAAGCGGTAGTCATGTTCCGACAGGTTTACATGGGTCTGTCCTTTGAAATGGCATTCCTGGGCGGATTGGATACCCAGCTACTCTCCAAACATTTACATGCCATTTACTCCTTATTGAAAAACTAG
- a CDS encoding DUF6377 domain-containing protein, with translation MKKRYLLFLLLLSFPLYTWADKTLDSLLNVLDITIQEHELYVVQRESRIRHLKELMQGIEANSAERYNLNSQIYKEYKAFICDSAIHYLNENVRIADRLHDADRKIESQLQLSLLLSSTGMYTESIDVLESVDRQKVIPRLITDYYTCFDHVYGELSVYTQDKTLSGRYWSISQAYRDSLYAILPPESEEYLLMREASLRDQRQYEEALKVNDLRLAEIEANTPQYALVTYHRSLIYKYSNDSLGEKRNLCLSAISDIRSAIKDHASLWMLAQLLYEDGDMERAYQYMRFSWNATKFYNARLRSWQSADVLSLIDKTYQAMIEKQNDRLQQNLLLITALLMLLIVALGYIYCQMKKLADARNHLQVANKQLNGLNEELRQMNSCLSSTNVELSESNQIKEEYIARFIKLCSTYINRLDAYRRMVNKKVSAGQIAELLKITRSQDALDEELEELYANFDTAFLHLFPNFVGKFNDLLQENEQILPKKGELLNTELRIFALIRLGIEDSSQIAEFLRYSVNTIYNYRAKVRNKARGSREDFDDLVRKIR, from the coding sequence ATGAAAAAAAGGTATTTGTTGTTTCTTCTACTTCTCTCTTTTCCACTATATACCTGGGCCGATAAGACCCTGGACTCACTATTGAATGTGCTTGATATAACAATTCAGGAACATGAACTTTATGTGGTTCAACGTGAATCACGTATCAGGCATCTCAAAGAACTGATGCAAGGAATAGAAGCTAATTCTGCGGAACGGTACAATCTGAACAGTCAGATATATAAAGAATATAAAGCTTTTATCTGCGATTCTGCCATCCACTATTTGAATGAGAATGTCCGGATTGCGGATCGTTTGCATGACGCAGACCGGAAGATAGAAAGTCAGTTGCAGCTCTCGCTATTATTATCTTCAACGGGCATGTACACGGAGTCTATCGATGTTTTAGAATCGGTAGACCGACAGAAAGTCATTCCCCGTTTAATAACCGATTATTATACTTGCTTTGACCATGTGTATGGCGAATTGAGCGTTTATACACAGGATAAAACCCTTTCGGGACGTTACTGGAGTATCTCGCAGGCATATAGAGATTCATTATATGCTATATTGCCTCCGGAATCGGAAGAATACCTGTTGATGCGTGAAGCATCACTTCGCGATCAACGCCAGTATGAGGAAGCTCTGAAAGTGAATGATCTCCGGTTGGCAGAAATAGAAGCGAACACTCCACAGTATGCATTGGTTACTTACCATCGCTCTTTGATTTACAAGTACAGTAATGATAGCTTGGGAGAGAAACGGAATCTTTGTCTTTCTGCTATATCGGATATTCGTTCTGCCATTAAGGACCATGCTTCGTTGTGGATGCTTGCCCAGCTACTTTACGAAGATGGTGATATGGAACGTGCGTACCAATATATGCGTTTTTCCTGGAATGCGACAAAGTTCTACAATGCTCGTCTGCGTAGTTGGCAGAGTGCCGATGTACTTTCGTTGATTGATAAGACCTATCAGGCGATGATTGAAAAGCAGAATGATCGTCTTCAACAGAACCTGCTGCTTATCACTGCACTGTTAATGTTGTTGATTGTAGCCTTGGGATATATCTACTGTCAGATGAAAAAGCTGGCAGATGCAAGAAATCATCTTCAGGTAGCTAATAAGCAGTTAAACGGATTGAATGAGGAGTTGAGGCAAATGAATAGTTGCCTGTCCTCTACTAATGTCGAACTCTCAGAGTCCAATCAGATTAAGGAGGAATATATTGCCCGTTTCATCAAGTTGTGTTCTACTTATATCAACCGTTTAGACGCTTACCGGCGGATGGTGAATAAGAAAGTGTCCGCCGGACAAATTGCGGAGTTATTAAAGATAACGCGTTCACAGGATGCTCTTGACGAAGAACTGGAAGAATTGTATGCAAACTTTGATACAGCCTTCTTGCATCTCTTCCCTAATTTTGTGGGAAAATTCAATGACTTATTACAGGAAAATGAACAGATTTTGCCGAAGAAAGGCGAGCTATTGAATACTGAACTGCGCATCTTTGCTTTGATACGTCTGGGTATTGAAGATAGTTCACAAATTGCGGAGTTTCTTCGTTATTCGGTGAATACAATTTATAATTATCGGGCGAAAGTAAGGAATAAAGCCCGTGGATCGAGAGAGGATTTTGACGATTTAGTGCGAAAAATTCGCTAA
- a CDS encoding SusC/RagA family TonB-linked outer membrane protein — protein MKKNRRKILSGSRKIFFAILAMFLSLSASAQQITASGQVLDAQKEPLIGVSVQEKGTSNGAITYLDGNFTLNVQQNAILIFSYVGYKSQEVKATHQMKITLQEDNEVLDEVVVIGYGSVKRKDVTTAISSVSTKDLDMRPIVSAGQAIQGKAAGVSVIQPNGTPGGEMSIRVRGTTSMNGSNDPLYVVDGVPVDNIKFLSPNDIESMQILKDASSASIYGSRAANGVILITTKAGAAGNAKVSLTAQFGLNKVADKVESLNAAQYKELQDEIGLVSLPDGLSDRTDWFDETYTTGKTQNYQVAVSNGNEKMKYYLSAGYLKEQGVLDISYYKRYNFRVNLENKVRKWLTVSANISYSDYTSNGGGAMGTGSNRGGVILAVINTPTYAPVWDALNPNQYYNNFYGVGNITNPLENMARAKNNKDKENRLLASGNILLTPFPELKFKSTLTLDRRNAVNTTFLDPISTAWGRNQYGEASDNRNMNTVLTFDNVLTYNKNFKKHGLEVMAGSSWTDSDYSNSWINGSHYRSDLIQTLNAANKISWDNTGTGASQWGIMSFFGRVAYNFDSKYLITANLRADGSSKLHPDHRWGVFPSFSAAWRISSEKFMENLTWIDDLKLRGGWGQTGNQSGIGDYAYLQRYNIGRIEWFKKGGEGDSTDYANAVPTISQANLRTSDLTWETTTQTNIGLDLTILNGRLTFNADYYYKKTKNMLMNVSLPAGAAAATSIARNEGEMVNKGFELSISSKNLRGGAFTWDTDFNISFNRNKLTKLELQKVYYDAKTADVVNDYVVRNEPGRALGGFYGYISDGVDPETGELMYRDLNNDGKISSSDRTYIGDPNPDFTYGMTNTFSWKGFNLSIFIQGSYGNDIYNASRIETEGMYDGKNQSARVLNRWKIPGQITDVPKANFKLLNSTYFVEDGSYLRLKDVSLSYNVKGKLLKKWGITRLQPYFTATNLLTWTSYSGMDPEVNQWGNSGTVQGIDWGTYPHCRSYVFGINVEF, from the coding sequence ATGAAAAAAAACAGGCGAAAAATCCTTTCCGGGAGTCGCAAGATTTTCTTTGCTATCTTGGCAATGTTTTTATCTTTGAGTGCATCCGCACAGCAAATTACTGCATCCGGTCAGGTCCTGGATGCTCAAAAAGAACCGCTAATCGGTGTTAGTGTACAAGAGAAAGGTACGTCTAACGGAGCAATTACCTATTTAGATGGAAACTTTACATTAAACGTTCAGCAAAACGCCATTTTGATATTCTCTTATGTGGGTTATAAGTCGCAGGAGGTAAAGGCGACCCATCAGATGAAGATCACACTTCAGGAAGATAATGAAGTGCTTGATGAAGTGGTGGTCATCGGTTATGGTTCAGTGAAACGGAAAGATGTGACTACCGCTATCTCTTCCGTATCTACCAAGGATTTGGATATGCGGCCTATCGTTTCGGCAGGACAGGCCATTCAAGGTAAGGCAGCCGGTGTCTCGGTGATTCAGCCTAATGGTACGCCGGGCGGTGAGATGTCTATCCGTGTACGTGGTACTACTTCAATGAATGGTAGTAATGATCCGTTGTATGTAGTGGACGGAGTGCCTGTAGACAATATCAAGTTCCTTTCTCCGAATGATATTGAGAGTATGCAGATATTGAAAGATGCTTCATCGGCATCTATCTACGGTTCGCGTGCCGCTAACGGGGTCATTCTAATTACTACGAAGGCCGGTGCAGCCGGTAATGCCAAAGTTTCTTTGACAGCCCAGTTCGGTCTGAACAAAGTAGCTGATAAAGTAGAATCCCTGAATGCAGCACAATATAAAGAATTGCAGGATGAAATCGGGCTAGTGTCTTTGCCGGACGGATTATCCGATCGCACTGACTGGTTTGATGAAACGTATACAACCGGAAAGACTCAAAATTATCAGGTAGCTGTATCCAATGGTAATGAGAAGATGAAATATTACCTCTCTGCGGGTTACCTCAAAGAACAGGGAGTGTTGGATATCTCTTATTACAAGCGTTATAATTTCCGGGTAAATCTGGAAAATAAGGTTCGTAAATGGCTGACAGTAAGTGCTAATATCTCTTATTCAGATTATACAAGCAATGGAGGTGGAGCAATGGGAACAGGCTCGAATCGGGGTGGTGTTATTCTGGCTGTTATCAATACACCAACTTATGCGCCGGTGTGGGATGCTTTGAACCCTAATCAGTATTACAATAACTTCTATGGAGTGGGTAATATTACAAATCCATTAGAAAATATGGCCCGCGCGAAGAATAACAAAGACAAAGAAAACCGCTTGTTGGCATCGGGTAATATATTGTTGACTCCATTCCCGGAACTGAAGTTCAAGTCTACTCTTACTCTTGACCGTCGTAACGCTGTTAATACCACTTTTCTTGATCCGATTTCTACTGCTTGGGGTCGCAATCAGTACGGTGAGGCTTCGGACAATCGGAATATGAATACAGTGCTGACATTTGATAATGTATTGACTTATAATAAAAATTTCAAGAAACATGGCTTGGAAGTAATGGCCGGTTCGTCATGGACAGATTCAGACTATTCAAATAGCTGGATCAATGGCTCTCACTATCGTAGCGATCTGATTCAAACATTGAATGCTGCCAATAAAATATCTTGGGATAATACAGGTACGGGTGCGTCCCAATGGGGAATTATGTCATTTTTCGGACGTGTAGCTTATAACTTCGACAGTAAATACCTGATAACAGCTAATCTTCGTGCCGATGGCTCTTCTAAATTACATCCCGATCATCGTTGGGGCGTATTTCCTTCATTCTCTGCAGCTTGGCGTATTTCTTCGGAGAAGTTCATGGAGAACCTGACCTGGATTGACGATTTAAAATTGCGCGGTGGCTGGGGACAAACCGGTAACCAGTCGGGGATTGGTGACTATGCATATTTGCAGCGTTACAATATCGGTCGTATCGAATGGTTTAAGAAAGGCGGTGAAGGTGATTCGACTGATTATGCAAATGCTGTTCCTACCATTAGCCAGGCAAACTTGCGTACATCTGATTTAACATGGGAAACCACGACACAGACCAATATAGGCTTGGATCTGACCATATTGAATGGACGGTTGACGTTTAATGCCGACTATTATTATAAGAAGACCAAAAACATGTTGATGAATGTGTCATTACCTGCCGGTGCCGCAGCAGCTACGTCTATTGCCCGTAACGAGGGTGAAATGGTAAATAAGGGTTTTGAGCTTTCTATTAGTTCGAAAAATCTTCGTGGAGGAGCATTTACATGGGATACAGACTTTAATATCTCTTTTAACCGGAATAAATTGACAAAACTGGAATTACAGAAAGTTTATTACGATGCTAAAACTGCGGATGTGGTGAATGACTATGTGGTACGTAATGAGCCGGGACGTGCTTTGGGAGGTTTTTACGGTTATATAAGTGATGGGGTAGATCCTGAAACCGGTGAGTTGATGTATCGTGATTTGAACAATGACGGTAAAATATCATCTTCCGACCGTACTTATATCGGTGATCCGAATCCGGATTTCACCTATGGTATGACTAATACCTTCTCTTGGAAAGGATTTAATTTGAGTATCTTTATCCAAGGGTCTTATGGAAACGATATTTATAATGCTTCACGTATTGAAACGGAAGGTATGTATGATGGTAAGAATCAGTCGGCCCGTGTATTGAATCGTTGGAAAATACCCGGACAGATAACAGACGTGCCTAAGGCTAATTTCAAATTACTCAATTCTACCTATTTTGTAGAAGATGGCAGTTATCTAAGATTGAAGGATGTTTCCTTGTCATACAACGTTAAAGGTAAACTGTTGAAGAAATGGGGAATTACCCGTTTACAACCTTACTTCACGGCTACTAACCTGCTGACATGGACTAGCTATTCGGGAATGGACCCGGAAGTAAACCAATGGGGTAACAGCGGTACGGTACAAGGTATCGATTGGGGTACTTACCCGCATTGCAGATCATACGTGTTTGGTATTAATGTTGAATTCTAA
- a CDS encoding RagB/SusD family nutrient uptake outer membrane protein: MKGKIMKLRTIFYGLTSGLLLGLSSCSLNYEPLDTYSDVTEGVTSDGTKIVFKDKAAVESHLTTLYNQMRDRQEHWYVDLLLISDSHSDNAYAGTTGAEVVPFENNSIEGSNSVLERDWNRYLEDVARANKLICNIDLVTDNSLTAAERAQYKAEAKIFRAMVMFDMVRLWGDFPVITTVADDITSENIDEVYPQYFPKQNTELEAYQQIEKDLLDAVLYAPDNTPGNKTLFSKSVARTLLAKIYAEKPLRDYTKVIQYCDEVKADGFDLVDDFSDLFGMNAAGTDAKMRNTKESILEAQFTSGAGNWCTWMFGRDLVNWNNNFTWAKWVTPSRDLISAFKQEGDEVRFKESVVYYDCNWSNYYPSDNYPFMYKCRSANSSIIKYRYADVLLLKAEALIMQDTPDLEGAADIIDEVRERAKLGALPTSVRSNKNAMLNALLKERRLELAFEGQRWFDLVRLDKVEEVMNAVYSKDSGRKAQIYAFDKNSYRLPIPQSVIDANDKIHQNPGY; encoded by the coding sequence ATGAAAGGAAAGATTATGAAACTAAGAACTATATTTTACGGATTAACCTCCGGTTTGCTATTGGGACTTTCTTCCTGCTCGCTGAATTATGAGCCATTAGACACCTATTCGGATGTGACGGAAGGAGTGACAAGTGATGGTACAAAAATTGTATTCAAAGATAAAGCTGCAGTTGAAAGTCATCTGACAACGCTTTATAATCAAATGCGTGACCGTCAGGAACATTGGTATGTGGATTTACTTTTGATTTCAGACTCCCATTCGGATAATGCTTATGCCGGTACTACCGGAGCGGAAGTTGTCCCGTTTGAGAATAACTCTATTGAAGGTTCCAATTCTGTGTTGGAACGTGACTGGAACCGTTATTTGGAGGATGTGGCCCGTGCCAATAAACTCATTTGTAACATTGACCTGGTGACAGATAATTCGTTGACTGCTGCCGAACGGGCGCAATACAAAGCAGAAGCGAAGATATTCCGTGCCATGGTAATGTTCGACATGGTACGTCTGTGGGGTGATTTCCCTGTGATTACAACAGTGGCTGATGATATTACTTCTGAAAACATTGATGAGGTATATCCACAATATTTCCCCAAACAAAATACGGAACTTGAAGCTTATCAGCAGATTGAAAAGGATTTGTTGGATGCAGTATTGTATGCTCCGGACAATACGCCGGGGAATAAGACGTTGTTTTCCAAATCTGTAGCTCGTACCTTATTGGCTAAAATATATGCCGAGAAACCTTTGCGTGATTATACGAAAGTTATCCAATATTGTGATGAAGTGAAAGCAGACGGTTTTGATCTGGTAGATGATTTCAGTGATTTGTTTGGAATGAATGCCGCAGGAACAGATGCAAAGATGCGCAATACAAAAGAATCGATTCTTGAAGCACAATTTACTTCCGGAGCAGGTAACTGGTGTACATGGATGTTCGGGCGTGATCTGGTGAACTGGAATAACAATTTCACGTGGGCGAAATGGGTGACTCCGTCACGTGACCTGATTAGTGCTTTCAAACAGGAAGGGGATGAGGTTCGTTTCAAGGAATCAGTAGTGTACTATGATTGTAATTGGAGTAACTATTATCCGTCTGATAATTATCCGTTCATGTATAAATGCCGCTCTGCCAACAGCAGTATTATCAAGTACCGTTATGCTGATGTCCTGTTGCTGAAAGCCGAAGCGCTGATTATGCAGGATACTCCGGATTTGGAAGGAGCAGCCGATATAATAGATGAAGTTCGCGAACGTGCCAAATTGGGAGCGCTTCCCACCTCTGTCCGTTCAAATAAGAATGCCATGCTGAATGCCTTGCTTAAGGAACGTCGGTTAGAACTGGCTTTTGAAGGGCAACGATGGTTCGATCTGGTTCGTCTGGACAAGGTAGAAGAGGTGATGAATGCAGTATATTCTAAGGATTCAGGTCGCAAGGCGCAGATTTATGCTTTTGATAAGAACTCCTATCGTTTGCCAATTCCGCAGTCGGTAATCGACGCGAATGATAAGATTCACCAGAATCCGGGTTATTAA
- a CDS encoding glycoside hydrolase family 30 protein, translating into MIDMRNIALTFLGCFTILAACSNSDDAEKPVTPVPTGDVTIYATTSSLTRDLTRDAVNFSSKDNLAPTSITLNPTEHYQTMDGFGAAITGATCFNLLQMKPEDRHAFLTETFSDDKGFGFSYIRISIGCSDFSLSEYTCCDTKGIEHFALQSEEKDYILPILKEILSINPSIKVIAAPWTCPKWMKVKSLTDLTPLDSWTNGQLNPAYYQDYATYFVKWVQAFNAEGIDIYAVTPQNEPLNRGNSASLYMSWEEQRDFVKTALGPKFKTAGLATKIYAYDHNYDYSDIATEKNYPGKMYEDAAASQYLAGAAYHNYGGNREELLNIHKAYPEKELLFTETSIGTWNSGRDLSKRLLEDMKEVALGTINNWCRGVIVWNLMLDNDRAPNREGGCQTCYGAVDISNSDYKTIIRNSHYYIIAHLSSVVKPGAVRIGASGYADSNIMYSAFENPDGTYAFVLMNNNEKTKKITLSDGKRHFAYDVPGKSVTSYRWAKSE; encoded by the coding sequence ATGATTGACATGAGAAATATAGCATTGACCTTTTTAGGATGCTTCACCATATTAGCTGCATGCAGCAACAGTGACGACGCGGAGAAACCGGTTACACCTGTTCCGACCGGAGATGTGACCATTTATGCGACCACTAGCAGCCTGACTCGCGACTTGACCCGTGATGCCGTTAATTTCAGTTCGAAAGATAATTTGGCACCTACCTCAATCACGTTGAACCCGACTGAACACTATCAGACGATGGATGGCTTCGGAGCAGCTATCACAGGCGCCACTTGTTTTAATCTTCTGCAAATGAAACCGGAAGATCGTCACGCCTTCCTTACGGAAACATTCTCTGACGACAAAGGCTTCGGATTTAGCTATATCCGTATCTCCATCGGCTGCTCGGACTTTTCATTGAGCGAATATACCTGCTGCGATACGAAAGGTATTGAACATTTTGCTTTGCAAAGTGAAGAGAAAGACTATATCCTTCCGATTCTGAAAGAGATTCTGAGCATCAATCCTTCTATTAAAGTCATTGCCGCTCCCTGGACTTGTCCAAAATGGATGAAAGTAAAGAGTCTCACAGACCTTACTCCGCTGGATTCATGGACAAACGGTCAACTGAATCCAGCCTATTATCAGGACTATGCCACTTATTTTGTGAAATGGGTACAAGCATTCAACGCCGAAGGCATTGATATTTATGCTGTAACTCCCCAGAACGAACCGTTGAACCGTGGTAATTCCGCTTCACTTTATATGAGTTGGGAAGAACAGAGGGACTTTGTGAAAACAGCACTCGGACCTAAATTCAAAACAGCCGGACTGGCTACGAAAATTTATGCATACGATCATAACTATGATTATAGTGATATTGCAACGGAAAAGAACTACCCCGGTAAGATGTATGAGGACGCAGCTGCTTCCCAATACCTGGCCGGAGCTGCTTATCACAACTATGGCGGGAATCGCGAAGAGCTTTTAAATATACATAAAGCCTATCCTGAAAAGGAACTTCTTTTCACGGAGACTTCTATCGGAACATGGAATAGCGGACGTGATTTATCGAAACGATTGCTGGAAGATATGAAAGAAGTTGCATTGGGTACGATCAACAACTGGTGTAGGGGAGTTATAGTGTGGAACCTGATGCTTGATAATGACCGTGCTCCTAACCGTGAAGGCGGTTGCCAGACTTGCTACGGAGCGGTGGATATCAGTAATAGCGACTATAAGACAATTATCCGCAACTCGCATTATTATATCATCGCCCATCTTTCAAGTGTGGTGAAACCGGGAGCGGTACGTATCGGTGCATCCGGCTATGCTGATAGCAATATCATGTATTCTGCTTTCGAGAATCCGGATGGAACATACGCTTTTGTACTGATGAATAATAATGAAAAGACTAAAAAGATAACCTTAAGTGATGGTAAGCGTCATTTTGCTTATGATGTTCCGGGCAAATCTGTGACTTCCTATCGTTGGGCAAAGTCGGAATAA
- a CDS encoding DUF5125 domain-containing protein — MKKNSYIILVLAGMLSMNSCNDDEFLPGNPSMEIKAENADALFGDSLPFTIKASDVDVPLSTLKAQLFYGEEQVSETVIRTKTSGNDYTGKIFVPYYANIPNGKATLKYILQNIHFTTTEMTKELALARPDFPYLTLVDEEGKEYRMERQSMYKYSVTGDFSQKMKAYIKTPKVGENGNELTFGWENGTIESGSTNAISFSNTEPGNYAIKFNTLTYEAEPFAKLKVNGEDMELVENDIYAIKLTLKKNDILAFEGVPDYDNWWIDQDYFEKQEDGTLKFLPIDGSYQITANGKMKYFSVIALKNGEAAKLQDDGTGAIWAIGTGIGKPSVALSEVGWTPENGLCMPQLTAKKYQLTFIAGVTMKVDDINFKFFHINKWDNGEFKGDAISTTSELVKISSDGNLGLEEGQKFERGGIYRFTVDVTKGNTKAVLTVEKVGKVDLPAPDIFFGNDKMEVTDTDIYKSDQAFTQGQMITVTGIDNLNEWWIDPDFFEKQSDGALKFLPINGDYRVTANAVLKYFSVMALKDGKPAKLQDDGTGAIWAIGKGIGKPSVASSEVGWEPGKALCLAQVAPKKYQLTLKAGETLKTSGDWEAISFKFFYQNDWGDEFKNYASNTLVEQLKLTDSGNLEMQGNKAFEEGAVYRFTIDVTNGNTNADLKVEKIN, encoded by the coding sequence ATGAAAAAAAACAGTTATATTATATTAGTTTTGGCAGGAATGTTATCCATGAATTCCTGTAATGATGACGAATTCTTGCCCGGTAATCCGAGTATGGAAATCAAAGCAGAGAATGCAGATGCTCTTTTTGGTGACAGTCTTCCGTTTACGATTAAAGCTTCGGATGTGGATGTGCCTCTTTCTACGTTGAAAGCACAGCTTTTTTATGGAGAAGAACAAGTGTCTGAAACGGTCATCCGTACAAAGACAAGCGGAAATGACTATACTGGTAAAATTTTTGTTCCTTATTATGCTAATATTCCTAATGGAAAGGCAACTTTGAAATATATTCTTCAGAACATTCATTTTACTACAACGGAAATGACGAAGGAACTTGCTCTGGCACGACCGGACTTCCCCTACCTGACATTAGTGGATGAGGAAGGAAAAGAGTACCGGATGGAACGTCAATCCATGTACAAGTATAGTGTGACAGGAGACTTCTCGCAAAAGATGAAAGCGTATATCAAGACTCCGAAAGTGGGAGAGAATGGGAATGAATTGACTTTCGGATGGGAGAATGGAACGATTGAATCCGGTTCTACTAATGCTATCTCATTTTCTAATACGGAACCGGGAAATTATGCTATCAAGTTTAATACGTTGACTTACGAGGCAGAACCATTTGCCAAGTTAAAGGTGAACGGTGAAGACATGGAGTTGGTAGAGAATGATATCTATGCAATCAAGTTGACTTTGAAGAAGAATGACATTCTAGCGTTTGAAGGGGTGCCTGATTATGATAATTGGTGGATAGACCAGGATTATTTTGAAAAGCAGGAAGATGGAACATTGAAATTCCTGCCGATTGACGGAAGTTACCAAATAACAGCCAATGGTAAAATGAAGTATTTCTCTGTCATTGCTTTGAAGAATGGTGAGGCTGCCAAGTTGCAGGATGATGGAACAGGTGCTATCTGGGCTATTGGAACAGGAATCGGTAAACCGTCGGTGGCACTTTCTGAAGTAGGGTGGACTCCGGAAAACGGTCTGTGTATGCCACAGCTTACTGCGAAGAAGTATCAACTGACATTTATAGCTGGCGTTACTATGAAAGTGGATGATATTAACTTTAAATTCTTCCATATCAATAAATGGGACAACGGCGAGTTTAAGGGTGATGCTATTTCTACAACGAGTGAATTGGTTAAAATCTCATCGGACGGAAACTTGGGACTGGAAGAAGGTCAGAAGTTCGAAAGAGGAGGTATTTACAGGTTTACAGTTGATGTGACGAAAGGTAATACCAAGGCTGTGTTGACAGTGGAGAAAGTAGGGAAGGTAGATTTACCTGCACCGGATATATTCTTTGGTAATGATAAGATGGAGGTGACAGATACTGATATATATAAGTCAGATCAGGCATTTACACAAGGACAAATGATAACAGTCACAGGCATTGATAATTTGAATGAATGGTGGATCGACCCTGACTTCTTTGAGAAACAAAGTGATGGTGCATTGAAGTTCCTGCCGATTAACGGAGATTATCGGGTGACAGCTAATGCTGTTTTGAAGTATTTTTCTGTAATGGCTTTGAAAGATGGTAAACCGGCCAAATTGCAAGATGACGGAACGGGTGCAATCTGGGCTATCGGGAAAGGAATCGGTAAGCCTTCTGTTGCGTCTTCCGAAGTAGGTTGGGAGCCAGGTAAAGCGCTCTGTCTGGCGCAAGTTGCTCCTAAAAAGTATCAGCTAACCTTGAAAGCTGGGGAAACACTGAAGACTAGCGGTGACTGGGAGGCGATTAGTTTTAAGTTCTTCTATCAGAATGATTGGGGAGATGAATTCAAAAATTATGCAAGCAATACTTTAGTGGAACAGCTTAAACTTACAGATTCCGGAAACTTGGAAATGCAGGGTAATAAAGCATTTGAAGAAGGAGCTGTCTATCGATTTACCATTGATGTAACGAATGGTAATACAAATGCTGATCTGAAGGTTGAGAAAATAAATTGA